A stretch of Aedes aegypti strain LVP_AGWG chromosome 2, AaegL5.0 Primary Assembly, whole genome shotgun sequence DNA encodes these proteins:
- the LOC5571678 gene encoding WD repeat-containing protein 81 → MEAIIQDLNIPKRQIRETRSPNRFQLLAHKSWLKTISQSGKVTSDFPLYGSDAFEWPRGGPSSAWSRVYISVYKKHPTKVIPLPRNKLLANLNNGDAHPSENEDPLHYSQLLQYVSQTNHKNLWKAAYRKYAASRPDQHQPSSGSASNAQQHSTGMGSFDNGNSTTISCNNSTKKLQQENINISAALLPYDFVLREALTRTYGCRVVRLNVCAEEGGVVTEQTCSLMQPHANLYPVLGAIETNMNLYLIFDPYIENNLLDCVTYSPAILEKSHNKPLFLIYQLLNLMKSLHDRGLNMGNVELGDIYLTENLWIRVIPNLEANLLEFDDDLQRQLEELSSNRLILSRDSKVRLLKGLDLKYSLKDYCEMWCHGQLSNFDYLTILNNLAGRRIGCPEHHHIMPWVTDFSTRNGQIWRDLKKSKYRLNKGDAQLDLTFHSAVGTEGTVPHHVSDVLSEITYYVYMARRTPKSVLCKYVRPIWVPAEYPVSIQRLHEWTPDECIPEFFTDPSVFKSIHEDLPDLEVPIWATCPEDFIAKHREALESQYVSEKLHHWIDLTFGYKLTGSSAIKSKNVCLSLVDKHQNLCQRGVVQLFTNPHPARQFSTIWNGKTPPRLSTLQESRQRLTRSSEDLSRQGSSSGYSGSESGFYPEYSSSPQSRYSSQILRSGNFKSESMERSTSYHINVQAKAPSVLALPKNYNPVAQLNAVENLGVFVSKTFQSSLASDTSGNDAVKNKLLDDDFELWNISTASSYDRELGYESNSFTNRLFSEAYEASLMKDRKMFQNLRSQSQQYQPSSKHTFKQLLLDVRTKDLKVLGCLIVELFLAAKLRPLGSCVQQDFESRLESCVKLVRKDIRLVPVCVQYAVKLLLGIDSSDLDTTVTEKGLPQPSPHQFLQPLLSSLLIPFPTQYLRIYQTIKALSHFDESTYLLDLHTFFDCDGKNCSRYVNLDKLRIDFRRRIAECKVNCCVAQTEGLLEPCGTEQYSTVELLLPHFIELIKADDTSILAAWNLFDAISTALGTKGTQRHLLQPILLLYESDDTESRINQQQNAPVSCDPGALKFTRNSSFKSRKSVKLYHHSFLLKLIVRFGLRCFLENFIAPLVEAVGGYKDADLNQPYHFHENLPLGDFRRSRSCRNFKLKGDTIIDPASDNGNKTTPGHESLSISNTLVSPDASDKTLSPTVAQNLPLDDGSIDEDNEEMFSFDEDPPLEQGKKFTTIINVGGDELSDSEMETAMKKIIEDFDMKADTSSFDLPLNHSQAEEAIEDALDNEFAFSQEMLTGSMEKLNLTIAVTSEPDVEKDDPKSPTIPIPSSFRRSIEFNSIGCEIGSKKSVDSMEFLCKTPREDKIDPSSKNAAAGNPSVHRATDATKTRSTRISEMSSESLIWLSHRLGPVLTARYLTRNLLKMLTLCYVGPENLVPCDTSSRCHSGSSLNYFTISDGCVAGDEAAQRVIECLTSISALFGDQFILLQYFPHASELIALCRKKTTQTLEGGLISSLQLIKCLIPYLNDSTVMDQLQDFLLRSIIHPIIRLLESTKFVMPSGFLARSVLARKLIDTLYVISIRIGREMTREHICVPALQRFFLIFDKAYGRSEHFRDFKYRNDSSPCSSGTEDSHIIEFRRDGGTRELSVSGPEIRPARTKGHEPLDSYTPPSALDANLQLEHESRPPIQGCVRSKAMEEIRDVFTPNLAYCAFLPFLNYLGQFEMSQTLKNMALVLNLCHDHEQPDYSRENYARFNSEADRDAEENQLDSLNCSNTFGSNIIGNRIEVRNDSNKIELEQKELLGMVTYRLEQVNSARNLRGNWLAYWEHEIGRSDKDSRFNLKQIKLQTYSGHTNSIKAVLALDNENSFISASKDKTVKLWSLRSEGDGSKISSCQFTYTNHRKSVHSLAFLESMRLTISCDSGVHLWDPFVGAQIGQLDVPKYTPVSVVRTFPSPSCLVLAGTADSCIRMIDARTFSYCNEWRVSSSPVGSVRTIAVSPSGAWIAVGLSSGHVTVLDGRTGFIISSWRANDSDLLQLLAPNENQLISTSLDYSVSVWNPGTGNLQFNLKNRPEPVHCLTNNGPELIVGTPTNRIGVYGAISTDTTFSYTKLRSETFKGVLTSFALLPLNRMLLVGGDNGTISLLC, encoded by the exons ATGGAAGCAATAATTCAGGATCTCAACATTCCCAAGCGCCAGATAAGGGAAACGCGCTCCCCCAATCGATTCCAGCTGCTGGCCCATAAATCATGGCTGAAGACGATTTCCCAAAGCGGGAAAGTGACCAGCGATTTTCCTCTTTATGGTAGCGACGCATTCGAGTGGCCCCGCGGGGGACCGAGCAGCGCCTGGTCCCGGGTTTACATCAGC GTCTACAAGAAACACCCCACCAAAGTGATCCCGCTGCCGCGCAACAAACTGCTAGCCAATCTCAACAACGGCGATGCGCATCCTTCGGAGAACGAAGATCCACTCCACTACTCGCAACTCTTGCAATATGTCTCCCAGACAAACCACAAGAACCTCTGGAAGGCAGCCTACCGTAAGTATGCCGCTTCTCGGCCTGATCAGCACCAACCTTCTTCGGGAAGTGCAAGCAACGCCCAGCAACATTCCACCGGCATGGGCAGTTTCGACAATGGCAATAGCACCACTATCAGCTGCAACAACAGTACAAAGAAGCTACAGCAGGAGAACATCAACATATCAGCAGCACTGCTACCGTATGACTTTGTGCTGCGGGAAGCGTTGACTCGTACTTACGGCTGTCGGGTCGTACGATTGAATGTCTGTGCCGAAGAAGGAGGCGTAGTCACGGAACAGACCTGCTCACTGATGCAACCTCATGCTAATCTGTACCCAGTGCTGGGAGCAATCGAAACGAACATGAATCTGTATTTGATTTTTGATCCGTATATTGAAAATAACCTGTTGGATTGCGTTACCTACAGTCCGGCTATCTTAGAAAAATCTCACAATAAACCGTTGTTCTTGATATATcaattgctgaatctgatgaaaTCACTACACGATCGTGGATTGAACATGGGTAACGTTGAGCTGGGAGATATCTATCTGACGGAAAACCTATGGATTAGAGTGATTCCTAATCTAGAAGCAAACCTGTTGGAGTTTGACGACGATCTTCAACGACAGCTGGAGGAACTAAGTTCGAACCGGTTGATTTTGAGTAGAGATTCGAAAGTGAGACTTCTCAAAGGACTCGATCTCAAGTACTCCTTGAAGGACTACTGTGAAATGTGGTGTCATGGACAGTTGTCAAACTTCGATTATCTCACGATCCTGAACAACCTGGCTGGCCGAAGAATCGGTTGCCCCGAGCATCATCATATCATGCCGTGGGTTACAGATTTCTCTACCAGAAACGGCCAAATTTGGAGAGATCTGAAGAAGTCAAAGTATCGGCTGAACAAAGGCGATGCGCAGTTGGACTTGACGTTCCACTCTGCGGTAGGCACGGAAGGGACTGTCCCTCATCACGTATCGGATGTACTCTCGGAGATAACCTATTACGTTTACATGGCACGAAGGACACCGAAATCCGTACTGTGCAAGTACGTTAGGCCGATATGGGTACCAGCGGAATATCCCGTTTCGATACAGCGCCTGCACGAATGGACCCCAGATGAATGCATTCCGGAGTTTTTCACGGACCCATCAGTATTCAAAAGTATTCACGAAGATCTTCCGGATTTGGAGGTACCTATTTGGGCTACTTGTCCAGAAGACTTCATCGCTAAACATCGTGAAGCGTTGGAGAGTCAGTATGTATCGGAGAAACTGCATCACTGGATTGATCTCACATTTGGCTATAAGCTGACTGGCTCGTCAGCGATAAAGTCGAAAAATGTCTGCCTATCTTTGGTTGATAAACATCAGAATCTCTGTCAGCGGGGAGTTGTGCAGCTGTTTACCAATCCCCATCCAGCGAGACAGTTCTCTACCATTTGGAACGGCAAAACACCCCCAAGACTTTCTACGCTACAAGAGTCTCGGCAGAGGTTGACTCGAAGCTCGGAAGATCTCTCACGACAGGGTTCCAGCTCTGGATACTCTGGATCAGAGTCTGGGTTTTACCCAGAGTACTCTTCTTCGCCACAGAGCCGATACTCGTCTCAAATTCTACGCTCGGGTAATTTCAAATCTGAATCCATGGAGCGATCAACAAGCTATCACATTAACGTTCAAGCTAAAGCACCGTCGGTATTAGCATTGCCGAAGAATTACAACCCAGTTGCTCAATTGAATGCCGTGGAAAACTTGGGAGTTTTCGTATCCAAGACCTTCCAATCATCGCTAGCATCGGACACTTCCGGAAATGATGCAGTTAAAAACAAACTGCTGGATGATGATTTTGAGCTGTGGAACATAAGCACTGCGAGTAGTTACGATCGAGAGTTGGGCTACGAAAGCAACTCGTTTACAAACCGTTTGTTTTCCGAAGCCTACGAAGCATCTTTGATGAAGGATAGAAAGATGTTCCAGAATTTGCGTTCACAGAGTCAACAGTATCAACCAAGCTCAAAACATACATTCAAACAGCTGCTCTTGGATGTAAGAACCAAAGATCTGAAGGTGTTGGGATGTCTGATTGTTGAGTTGTTCTTGGCAGCAAAGTTACGACCGCTGGGGAGCTGCGTTCAGCAAGACTTTGAAAGTAGGTTGGAATCTTGCGTGAAACTCGTTAGAAAGGATATCAGATTAGTACCGGTGTGCGTTCAGTATGCTGTCAAATTACTGCTTGGGATTGATTCTTCTGATTTGGATACAACTGTAACTGAGAAAGGCCTTCCACAACCCTCTCCACATCAATTCTTACAGCCACTGCTTTCGAGTCTATTGATTCCATTTCCAACGCAATATCTCCGCATTTATCAGACCATAAAAGCTCTCAGTCATTTCGATGAGTCTACTTACCTTCTTGATCTACACACTTTCTTTGACTGTGACGGCAAAAATTGCTCTCGGTACGTGAACCTCGATAAACTCCGCATAGATTTCCGTCGAAGAATCGCTGAATGTAAAGTTAACTGCTGTGTCGCACAGACAGAAGGCCTTTTGGAACCGTGTGGGACAGAACAATACTCAACCGTTGAACTACTTCTTCCACACTTTATCGAACTGATCAAAGCCGACGATACCTCTATCCTAGCTGCATGGAATCTCTTCGATGCCATCTCAACCGCTTTAGGAACCAAAGGAACTCAACGACATCTTTTGCAACCGATTTTACTTCTCTATGAATCGGATGATACCGAATCTAGAATCAACCAACAACAAAATGCTCCTGTAAGCTGCGACCCTGGAGCTTTGaaattcaccagaaattcctccttcAAGTCTCGGAAATCCGTAAAACTCTATCACCACAGCTTTCTCCTGAAACTAATAGTTCGCTTCGGCTTGCGCTGCTTCCTGGAAAACTTCATAGCCCCCCTGGTAGAAGCAGTCGGTGGCTACAAAGATGCTGATCTCAACCAACCGTACCATTTCCATGAAAACCTTCCTCTGGGTGATTTCCGAAGATCTCGATCATGCAGAAACTTCAAGCTTAAGGGCGACACCATCATCGATCCAGCATCTGACAATGGTAACAAGACCACCCCTGGACACGAGTCGTTGTCCATCTCCAACACTCTAGTCTCCCCGGATGCATCCGATAAAACGCTTTCTCCCACAGTTGCTCAAAATCTTCCGCTGGACGATGGATCTATCGACGAGGATAACGAAGAAATGTTCAGCTTTGACGAAGATCCACCGCTGGAGCAAGGGAAGAAGTTTACGACTATCATCAATGTCGGAGGAGACGAGCTCAGCGATTCGGAAATGGAGACGGCAATGAAGAAAATTATCGAGGATTTCGATATGAAAGCGGATACGAGCAGTTTTGATTTGCCGTTGAATCACTCGCAAGCGGAGGAAGCAATTGAAGATGCACTAGATAACGAGTTTGCTTTTTCGCAGGAGATGCTAACGGGAAGCATGGAAAAGCTCAATCTAACCATAGCCGTTACTTCGGAACCTGACGTTGAGAAAGATGATCCAAAATCTCCCACAATTCCTATACCCTCTTCATTCCGGAGAAGTATTGAGTTCAATTCGATAGGCTGTGAAATTGGGAGTAAGAAAAGTGTAGACTCCATGGAATTCCTGTGTAAAACTCCACGTGAAGATAAAATCGATCCTTCCTCGAAGAATGCTGCAGCTGGAAACCCCAGCGTTCATAGAGCTACCGACGCCACTAAGACCCGATCTACTCGCATTTCTGAGATGAGCTCAGAAAGCTTGATTTGGTTATCTCATCGCCTAGGACCTGTTCTGACCGCACGCTACCTCACCCGGAATCTGCTGAAGATGCTTACTCTCTGCTACGTTGGTCCTGAGAATCTGGTTCCCTGTGATACATCCTCCCGTTGTCATTCCGGTAGCAGTCTCAACTATTTCACGATATCTGATGGCTGCGTAGCTGGCGATGAAGCTGCTCAACGCGTTATCGAATGTCTTACCTCAATATCGGCTCTCTTTGGTGATCAGTTTattttgctccagtactttccTCATGCCAGCGAATTGATCGCTCTCTGTCGCAAGAAAACCACTCAAACACTAGAAGGAGGCTTGATTAGTTCGCTGCAGCTGATTAAATGTCTGATTCCGTACCTGAACGATAGCACCGTGATGGACCAGCTACAGGACTTCCTGCTGCGCTCAATCATTCATCCGATCATTCGTTTGCTAGAGTCAACCAAATTTGTTATGCCTAGTGGATTCCTAGCTCGTTCAGTTCTTGCCCGGAAACTCATCGATACTCTCTACGTAATCTCAATTCGCATTGGTCGCGAAATGACCAGGGAACACATCTGCGTTCCCGCATTACAGCGATTCTTCTTGATATTCGACAAGGCATATGGTCGCAGCGAGCATTTCAGGGACTTCAAGTACCGCAATGACTCCAGTCCCTGTAGCTCCGGAACTGAAGACTCGCACATAATCGAGTTTCGCCGTGATGGAGGGACGAGGGAGCTCTCCGTAAGTGGCCCAGAAATACGTCCAGCTCGTACGAAAGGTCATGAACCGCTGGATAGCTATACTCCTCCGAGTGCCCTGGATGCAAATCTACAACTCGAGCATGAATCACGACCTCCCATCCAAGGTTGCGTTCGATCGAAAGCCATGGAAGAAATCCGGGATGTTTTCACGCCAAATCTTGCCTACTGTGCATTCCTGCCGTTTCTCAACTACCTCGGCCAGTTTGAGATGTCCCAAACGCTGAAAAATATGGCCTTGGTATTGAATCTCTGCCACGATCACGAACAGCCTGACTATTCCCGAGAAAATTACGCCCGATTCAATTCCGAAGCCGATCGAGATGCCGAAGAAAACCAGCTGGATTCGCTCAACTGTTCGAACACATTCGGTTCCAACATCATCGGCAATCGGATCGAGGTTCGCAACGATTCCAACAAAATTGAGCTGGAACAAAAGGAGCTACTTGGGATGGTGACGTACCGTTTGGAGCAGGTGAACAGTGCCAGAAATTTACGGGGCAATTGGTTGGCATACTGGGAACATGAAATTGGCCGATCGGACAAGGATAGCCGGTTCAATTTGAAACAGATCAAGCTGCAAACGTATAGCGGACACACGAACTCCATTAAAGCAGTGCTGGCACTGGACAATGAGAATAGTTTCATTTCGGCTTCGAAGGACAAAACCGTCAAACTGTGGTCGCTGAGAAGCGAAGGTGATGGCAGCAAGATATCGTCCTGCCAGTTCACCTACACTAACCATCGGAAATCGGTGCATTCGTTGGCGTTCCTGGAATCGATGAG ATTGACAATTTCGTGCGACTCTGGTGTCCACTTGTGGGATCCGTTCGTGGGTGCCCAGATCGGCCAGCTGGATGTTCCTAAGTATACTCCAGTCTCGGTGGTGAGAACTTTCCCATCGCCTAGTTGCTTGGTATTGGCCGGAACGGCTGACAGCTGTATCCGCATGATCGACGCTCGCACCTTCAGTTACTGCAATGAATGGCGAGTATCCAGTTCACCGGTCGGCTCGGTTCGAACCATTGCTGTTTCGCCTTCCGGAGCATGGATCGCCGTTGGGCTCAGTTCCGGTCATGTAACCGTCCTCGATGGACGAACCGGGTTTATCATTTCCTCCTGGAGAGCGAATGACAGTGATCTACTACAGCTGTTGGCACCAAACGAGAACCAGCTGATTAGTACCAGCTTGGATTACTCCGTAAGCGTGTGGAACCCTGGCACTGGAAACTTGCAGTTCAATTTGAA AAACCGTCCCGAACCAGTTCACTGCTTGACCAATAATGGACCGGAGCTGATCGTCGGAACGCCCACCAACCGTATCGGCGTCTACGGAGCCATCAGTACGGATACGACTTTTTCGTACACCAAGCTGCGATCGGAGACGTTCAAGGGAGTGCTGACCAGTTTCGCTTTGCTTCCGCTCAACCGAATGCTGCTGGTCGGAGGCGACAACGGTACCATTAGTTTGCTTTGCTAG